The Fervidobacterium sp. sequence GATATAATACAAGAGCTAAACAAAGAGCTCAGTTCAAGTAATGTAAGTATCAAATACAAATCGAAAAATTTAATGGCAGTTAAGCAGGTGTTTGATAAACTTGAACAAAATGAAATTCAAATAATCGTAGGTGTTGGTTATCTTGAAGATAAGGAGGGAAAAGTAGAGTACATTAAGTTTCCCTTATACAGTATTAGAGAATTTTTCACAACAAAAAAAGAATTTGAAGACAAGATAAAAAAGGCTCAAGTTGTTAAAATAGGTGTTATTGCTGGTAGTCTTCCGTCAAGGAAGTTATCTCTTGTTTTCCGTGGTAGTCAAGTTGTTGAATTTAAGAATTCAGAAGAGCTCATATTAGCTCTTGAAAAAGGGATTATAGACGTTATCTTCTGGTCTACATTATCACATGGTTATTTCAGCTTGTTGCATCCAGGAAAATATTCAGGCGTAGAAACTATTGGCGAGAAGTTTTACCATTACGTTGCGGTTAATAAGAATCTTAGTAAATCGGTCGTGGAAAAAATCTACAATGCTGTTAAAAAATTGAACGAAAATGGTACGATTGAAAATCTGATAAGAAAATACAAGTTGGATCAATTTGTTTTACCTGGAAACAATGTTGAAATTTTATTTGTAGATTGGAAACCGTATGAGTGGTATGATGAAAAAGAGGGAAAATGGAAAGGATTCGACGTAGAGACAGTCAGTCAAGTTTTCAAGAATCTTGGTTTCAAAGTAACCTTTAAAACCTTGCCATGGGAAAGATGTCTTGAAGTAATGAAAATTCGTGCATACGATGGT is a genomic window containing:
- a CDS encoding transporter substrate-binding domain-containing protein: MQKISLLIITLVCTLIVNTEFGVILYTYGHNVAPKYFIKDGEIYGFCNDIIQELNKELSSSNVSIKYKSKNLMAVKQVFDKLEQNEIQIIVGVGYLEDKEGKVEYIKFPLYSIREFFTTKKEFEDKIKKAQVVKIGVIAGSLPSRKLSLVFRGSQVVEFKNSEELILALEKGIIDVIFWSTLSHGYFSLLHPGKYSGVETIGEKFYHYVAVNKNLSKSVVEKIYNAVKKLNENGTIENLIRKYKLDQFVLPGNNVEILFVDWKPYEWYDEKEGKWKGFDVETVSQVFKNLGFKVTFKTLPWERCLEVMKIRAYDGIMSLRISDERKEYLLFPDEPLSTGIDVLFKLKDRNIPFEALETIPKDTVCGYTRGYAYGDWFWNAPFVKEPVDDDVTGFRLLKKGRLDLFVCNLAVGKSLIKDLGMEKEVVYSKNFSGKMIYYIAFSKNFHGNHLVNIFSQELKKFKKTDVYKQILSRYGLKYEDLW